A part of Brassica rapa cultivar Chiifu-401-42 chromosome A05, CAAS_Brap_v3.01, whole genome shotgun sequence genomic DNA contains:
- the LOC103869625 gene encoding protein C2-DOMAIN ABA-RELATED 4 yields the protein MTTTGSLMNNLLGLLRIRIKRGVNLAVRDINSSDPYVVVKMGKQKLKTRVINKDVNPEWNEDLTLSVTDPTLTVLLTVYDHDMFSKDDKMGDAEFEIKPYIEALKMHLDGLPSGTIVTTVQPCRRNCLAEESKVTWVDGKLVQDLVLRLRHVECGEVEAQLQWIDLPGSKGL from the exons ATGACCACGACAGGCTCACTAATGAACAATCTCTTGGGACTCCTTAGAATCCGCATCAAACGAGGCGTCAACCTCGCCGTCCGTGACATCAATAGCAGCGACCCTTACGTCGTTGTCAAAATGGGCAAACAG AAATTGAAGACTCGTGTTATCAACAAAGACGTTAATCCAGAATGGAATGAAGATCTGACTCTCTCCGTCACAGACCCCACTCTTACCGTCCTCTTG ACGGTGTACGACCACGACATGTTTAGCAAGGACGACAAGATGGGCGATGCAGAGTTCGAGATAAAGCCGTATATTGAGGCTTTAAAGATGCACCTTGACGGTCTTCCTAGTGGAACCATTGTCACCACGGTTCAGCCATGTCGTCGCAACTGTCTAGCTGAGGAGTCTAAAGTCACTTGGGTCGACGGTAAGCTCGTTCAGGATCTCGTTCTCAGATTACGTCACGTTGAATGTGGAGAGGTCGAGGCTCAGCTTCAGTGGATTGACCTCCCTGGCTCCAAGGGTCTATGA